A window of Cohnella herbarum contains these coding sequences:
- a CDS encoding MFS transporter — translation MNRERIWTKDFIVVCMSSFFMFLNFYILATAFPLYVKDSMNGNEQQMGLSISIYVIGSVLLRLFSGRWIDRFGKKKMAVIGMVVFLIACVGYFGTPGIVLFLVIRFIHGMSYALASTAMSTVAVSLVPKSRQGEGVGYFTMFMSIAMAVGPAFGLYLWKDKDIDLLLISVCAIAAVSLFFTIGIRLPGQEERNRTETNGKGKPVQEKQRLRWSDFIEPKALPISLVGFCLAFSYSSLSGFIASFTVEIHHSQVTGYFFVAFTLMIVLFRPVIGKVLDQYTEHLLAYPGIALFAAGMLLLSQAHSEAIVLAAGVIMGIGYGALLPCFQTLAMKLAPEHRRGSAAATFFLLFDLGYGSGSYFMGMIAGLTDYRTMYVFAGFITLISVAVYYFLYHLPGAKRRVSAA, via the coding sequence TTGAATAGAGAGAGAATCTGGACGAAAGATTTTATCGTGGTTTGTATGAGCAGCTTCTTCATGTTTCTTAATTTCTATATTCTTGCGACGGCCTTTCCGTTGTACGTGAAGGATAGCATGAACGGGAACGAACAGCAGATGGGACTGTCTATTTCCATTTACGTCATCGGGAGCGTACTGCTGAGGCTTTTCTCGGGACGATGGATCGATCGATTCGGTAAAAAGAAAATGGCCGTTATTGGGATGGTTGTGTTTCTAATCGCATGCGTAGGTTATTTCGGTACCCCTGGAATTGTTCTATTCCTAGTCATTCGCTTTATCCACGGAATGAGTTACGCTCTAGCCTCGACGGCCATGAGCACCGTAGCCGTCTCGTTGGTTCCTAAGTCGCGCCAAGGAGAAGGAGTCGGCTACTTCACGATGTTCATGAGCATTGCGATGGCCGTCGGCCCGGCCTTTGGCCTCTACTTATGGAAAGACAAGGATATCGATCTCCTGTTGATCTCGGTATGCGCGATTGCCGCGGTGTCCCTGTTTTTTACGATCGGAATACGCTTGCCCGGGCAAGAGGAACGAAACCGTACGGAAACGAACGGGAAAGGAAAGCCCGTGCAGGAAAAACAACGCTTGAGATGGAGCGACTTTATTGAACCTAAGGCGTTGCCGATCTCTTTGGTAGGCTTTTGCCTTGCCTTCTCTTATAGCTCTTTATCCGGATTTATCGCTTCTTTTACCGTAGAGATCCATCATTCTCAAGTCACGGGTTATTTCTTCGTTGCATTTACGCTAATGATCGTCCTATTCCGCCCCGTTATCGGTAAGGTGCTTGATCAATATACGGAGCATCTGTTGGCCTACCCGGGAATAGCATTATTCGCCGCCGGGATGCTCTTGTTGAGCCAAGCACATTCCGAAGCGATAGTACTCGCGGCCGGAGTCATCATGGGTATCGGTTACGGGGCTCTCTTGCCTTGTTTCCAGACGTTAGCGATGAAGCTTGCCCCCGAGCATCGGAGGGGAAGCGCGGCAGCGACTTTTTTTCTTTTGTTTGACTTAGGTTACGGTTCTGGCTCTTACTTCATGGGAATGATCGCCGGCTTAACGGATTACCGCACGATGTATGTATTCGCAGGGTTCATTACTTTAATTTCCGTTGCCGTATACTATTTCTTGTATCATCTTCCTGGCGCTAAACGGCGCGTTTCCGCAGCTTAA
- a CDS encoding GntR family transcriptional regulator, with amino-acid sequence MSTKKPLYSQIQDYIMNQIDKGTWPPHYQIPPEREIADQFQVSRITAKHAMLGLVNDGYLYRHRGKGTFVTDRNDHPPQQETVTPIFAPKPQPNKKLIGFIMPWMESYYSSLLISGVEAALTQLSYHFVYKRISNREEESKAIHDFLNIPVDGMIIVASQGEQHFNDDIVRLVLNKHPVVLVERTMRDIRTNGVYCNTKEIGMLMVDYLHKREAKNIALVTYPPLYTIGVSDRVNGFQNALLQKGLEPLSLERILSISTDILDQSNNEGIPSEMIAFLENNRNLDAIATVDALLAQYIGKACVKLNLEHIDIICCDQPLLYPDCVSPIAYIDQSPFEMGTIAAQMIVDSIVNHTEPRKQTITPKLVEISGEPVYSSTKN; translated from the coding sequence ATGAGCACGAAGAAACCCTTATATTCGCAAATCCAAGACTATATTATGAACCAAATAGACAAAGGAACTTGGCCGCCGCATTATCAAATTCCCCCGGAACGAGAAATAGCCGACCAATTTCAAGTCAGCCGCATAACGGCTAAACACGCCATGCTCGGACTCGTCAACGATGGATATCTCTACCGGCACCGCGGTAAAGGTACGTTCGTCACGGATAGAAACGATCATCCTCCGCAACAGGAAACCGTAACGCCGATATTCGCTCCTAAACCGCAGCCAAACAAAAAATTGATCGGTTTCATCATGCCTTGGATGGAATCCTATTACTCTTCCCTTCTAATCTCGGGGGTCGAAGCTGCTCTTACTCAGCTTTCTTATCATTTCGTATACAAACGGATCTCGAACCGAGAGGAAGAATCGAAGGCGATCCACGACTTCCTGAACATTCCCGTCGACGGAATGATTATCGTGGCCAGTCAAGGAGAGCAGCATTTCAATGACGACATCGTCCGGTTGGTGTTGAACAAGCACCCTGTCGTACTTGTAGAAAGAACGATGCGGGATATCCGCACGAACGGCGTATACTGCAACACGAAGGAAATCGGGATGTTGATGGTCGATTACTTGCACAAACGCGAGGCGAAAAATATAGCGCTCGTCACCTATCCTCCCTTGTATACGATCGGAGTCAGCGACCGGGTGAACGGATTCCAAAACGCCCTCCTTCAGAAAGGACTGGAACCTCTTTCTCTCGAGAGGATTTTATCGATTTCCACCGATATTCTGGATCAGTCGAATAACGAGGGCATTCCATCGGAGATGATAGCTTTCTTGGAAAACAACCGTAATCTCGATGCGATCGCGACCGTAGACGCTTTGCTAGCGCAATACATCGGCAAAGCTTGCGTGAAGCTGAACCTCGAGCATATCGACATTATCTGCTGCGACCAGCCATTGCTGTACCCGGACTGCGTGTCTCCGATCGCGTACATCGATCAGTCTCCGTTCGAGATGGGTACTATCGCGGCGCAAATGATCGTGGATTCCATCGTAAACCATACCGAGCCTCGCAAGCAGACGATCACTCCGAAACTCGTTGAAATCTCTGGCGAGCCTGTCTATTCTAGCACCAAGAACTGA
- a CDS encoding carbohydrate ABC transporter permease: MKKRSLPIGQIVLIIALSALSLLILVPFYLIFVNSLKSPAEASELGIAFPSKLEWGNYSKVFEVANLPLAFTNSAVLTFSSVAIILITAAMAAFVMQRRKDGLSSTLSVLVMLGLVVPPAIVPLYKVLSFFHLNGTLLGVVLINVATRSPLSVFLAHQFLKSISKEIDEAAIIDGCGKYRLFFRIVLPLMGPIIVTLFIFNSTFVWNDFMYVLYFLSSGKQMTLPLTMYLFTGQYGSMWNLVFANILIISAPLLLIYFIAQRFIIAGMTAGAIKG; this comes from the coding sequence ATGAAGAAACGTTCCCTTCCGATCGGGCAAATCGTCCTCATCATTGCGTTATCCGCATTGAGCTTGCTGATTCTCGTTCCTTTTTATCTCATCTTCGTGAATTCTTTAAAGTCGCCCGCCGAAGCCAGCGAATTGGGAATCGCGTTTCCCTCGAAGCTGGAGTGGGGCAACTATTCGAAAGTATTTGAAGTCGCGAACCTGCCGCTGGCTTTTACGAACAGCGCCGTGTTGACCTTCTCAAGCGTCGCGATCATCCTGATTACGGCCGCGATGGCGGCGTTCGTGATGCAGCGAAGAAAAGACGGGCTAAGCTCGACATTGAGCGTGCTGGTCATGCTGGGGCTCGTCGTTCCTCCCGCCATCGTACCGCTCTATAAGGTGCTAAGCTTTTTTCATCTGAATGGAACGCTACTCGGCGTCGTCCTGATCAACGTGGCGACCCGTTCGCCGCTTAGCGTTTTTTTGGCCCATCAATTCCTCAAAAGCATAAGCAAAGAGATCGACGAAGCCGCGATTATCGACGGATGCGGCAAGTATAGATTGTTTTTCAGAATCGTCCTCCCGTTAATGGGGCCGATTATCGTCACTCTTTTCATCTTTAACTCGACATTCGTCTGGAACGACTTTATGTACGTGCTGTATTTCTTGTCCAGCGGCAAGCAAATGACTCTGCCTCTGACGATGTACTTGTTTACCGGGCAATACGGATCGATGTGGAATCTCGTATTCGCCAATATTCTCATCATTTCGGCTCCGCTGCTCCTTATTTATTTTATTGCGCAGCGCTTCATTATTGCCGGCATGACGGCTGGCGCCATTAAAGGTTAA
- a CDS encoding C-terminal binding protein encodes MSNYLVAVTDSGFPDLEQEKRILKPLGFTFATGQCKTAEEVAELCRDADAVLTQWAPVTAEAIEKFTKCKVIVRYGIGVDNVDLEAAKRRDIPVVNVPDYAVQEVADHTLSLMLAIVRKIPQVVQRVRDGIWEISPCRPIIGLQEKTIGVAGFGNIAKAVLHRAQAFGMKAIGYDPFVNEEAFARLGVEKVDWDTLLSRSDILTVHMPLTKETKHVFNENAFKTMKSTSFLVNTSRGGTIDTEALINALRNGEIAGAALDVLEQEPIAPDSPLLKMDNSIVTSHCAWYSESSLLRLQEYAALEIKRLFSGEPLLHVVNGVGK; translated from the coding sequence ATGAGCAATTATTTAGTAGCGGTTACGGATTCCGGATTTCCCGACTTGGAGCAAGAGAAACGCATATTGAAGCCGCTAGGCTTTACGTTCGCCACGGGGCAATGCAAAACGGCGGAGGAAGTCGCCGAGTTGTGCCGCGACGCGGACGCGGTGCTCACGCAATGGGCTCCGGTAACGGCGGAAGCGATCGAGAAGTTTACGAAATGCAAAGTCATCGTCAGATACGGCATCGGAGTCGACAATGTAGATCTTGAAGCGGCGAAGCGCCGCGATATTCCCGTCGTTAACGTTCCCGACTATGCGGTTCAGGAAGTGGCGGACCATACCCTTTCGCTGATGCTGGCCATCGTTAGGAAAATTCCGCAGGTCGTGCAGCGCGTGCGAGATGGAATATGGGAAATATCGCCTTGCCGGCCGATCATCGGTTTGCAGGAGAAAACGATCGGCGTAGCCGGATTCGGCAATATCGCGAAAGCGGTTCTGCATCGGGCGCAGGCTTTCGGCATGAAAGCGATCGGGTACGACCCGTTCGTGAACGAAGAAGCGTTCGCGCGGCTTGGCGTGGAGAAGGTGGATTGGGATACGTTGTTATCGCGCAGCGACATCTTGACGGTTCACATGCCGCTGACGAAAGAGACGAAACACGTTTTCAACGAAAATGCCTTTAAGACTATGAAATCGACGAGTTTCCTCGTTAACACGTCCAGAGGCGGAACGATCGACACGGAGGCGCTGATTAACGCATTGCGGAACGGAGAAATTGCAGGAGCGGCGCTGGACGTATTGGAACAAGAACCGATCGCGCCGGACAGTCCGCTGCTGAAGATGGATAACTCCATCGTAACGAGCCATTGCGCGTGGTATTCCGAAAGCTCGCTTCTGCGCTTGCAGGAGTACGCCGCGCTGGAAATCAAGAGATTGTTCAGCGGGGAACCGCTGCTGCACGTCGTGAACGGAGTAGGCAAGTAG
- a CDS encoding ABC transporter substrate-binding protein: MRIASLCPSNTELLAFMGLTSSIVGVDKYSDWPPAIGALPRLGSDMDIDIEALEALKPDLIVASLTVPGMEKNIERLKDRNLPYIILNPKSLEDIANNMLVVGEATNTLKQATAAASKYRQVLEQYAELSRKVGHKPSLYWEWWPKPVFTPGGGNWLTEISELAGARNVFADDPRASVKTEPEDVLSRIPDYILLAWVGVKAQQVKPESVKKREGWSRLDAVQQGRIHVMEEPLYCRPSPRLIVGLQKLAAFLHPDVYPAYDPVESEMWFS, translated from the coding sequence ATGAGAATCGCGTCGTTATGCCCGAGCAATACGGAGCTGCTCGCCTTCATGGGGCTAACCTCATCGATCGTCGGCGTGGATAAGTACTCCGATTGGCCGCCGGCCATAGGAGCATTGCCGAGATTGGGATCGGATATGGATATCGATATTGAGGCGCTCGAGGCGCTTAAACCGGATCTGATTGTTGCCTCGCTTACCGTTCCGGGGATGGAGAAAAATATTGAACGCTTGAAGGATAGGAACCTGCCTTATATCATCCTGAATCCCAAGAGCTTGGAGGATATCGCGAACAACATGCTAGTCGTCGGCGAAGCGACGAATACGCTTAAGCAAGCGACGGCGGCCGCGAGCAAATACCGACAAGTATTGGAGCAGTATGCGGAATTGAGCCGGAAAGTTGGTCATAAGCCGTCGCTGTACTGGGAATGGTGGCCGAAGCCTGTATTTACGCCGGGAGGCGGCAACTGGTTGACGGAGATCAGCGAGCTCGCCGGAGCCCGGAACGTATTCGCGGACGATCCCCGGGCAAGCGTGAAGACGGAGCCCGAGGATGTGTTAAGCCGGATTCCCGACTATATCTTGCTGGCGTGGGTGGGCGTTAAAGCGCAACAAGTGAAGCCTGAATCGGTGAAGAAACGAGAGGGTTGGTCGCGGTTGGACGCCGTTCAACAGGGCCGGATCCACGTCATGGAAGAACCGTTGTATTGTCGGCCATCGCCGAGACTTATCGTCGGGTTGCAGAAGCTTGCGGCTTTCTTGCACCCGGATGTGTACCCCGCGTATGATCCGGTAGAGAGCGAGATGTGGTTTAGCTGA
- a CDS encoding SDR family NAD(P)-dependent oxidoreductase — MSRLAGKTAIVTGSTRGIGRGIAERFGREGANVVVSGTNAALCEEVAASIRKEGGSAIGIACNIADLDQINHLYDKTLETYGEINIVVNNAGIAIFKPFVEVEPETVRKIWDVNLFGTFFSGQRAAKEMIRQGKGGKIINMSSISEEVGTAHLTQYAMTKGGIKIMTKCMALELAEHGINVNAIGAGVIDTDISMEEFAKPGMREETVKRIPWGRMGAPEDLAGTAVFLAHEDSDYITGTTVYVDGGLLAM, encoded by the coding sequence ATGAGCAGATTAGCGGGAAAGACGGCTATCGTCACCGGTAGCACGCGGGGAATCGGCAGAGGTATCGCCGAACGCTTCGGAAGGGAAGGCGCGAACGTCGTCGTCTCCGGAACGAATGCGGCGCTGTGCGAGGAAGTGGCTGCATCGATCCGCAAGGAAGGCGGCTCCGCGATCGGTATTGCTTGTAATATTGCCGATTTGGATCAGATTAATCATCTGTACGATAAGACGCTCGAAACGTACGGCGAGATCAACATCGTCGTGAACAACGCCGGAATTGCCATATTTAAACCGTTCGTCGAGGTTGAACCGGAAACCGTACGGAAAATATGGGACGTGAATTTGTTCGGCACTTTCTTCAGCGGCCAGCGTGCGGCCAAGGAGATGATTCGTCAAGGAAAAGGCGGCAAAATCATCAATATGTCGTCTATCTCCGAAGAGGTCGGTACGGCGCACTTGACCCAATACGCCATGACTAAGGGCGGAATCAAAATTATGACCAAGTGCATGGCTCTCGAGCTGGCGGAGCACGGCATTAACGTAAACGCGATCGGCGCCGGCGTCATCGACACCGATATCAGCATGGAGGAATTCGCTAAACCGGGAATGAGGGAAGAAACGGTCAAGAGAATTCCTTGGGGCCGCATGGGAGCCCCCGAAGATCTGGCGGGCACGGCGGTATTCCTCGCGCACGAAGATTCGGATTATATTACCGGAACGACGGTATACGTCGATGGAGGATTGCTCGCGATGTAA
- a CDS encoding cyclase family protein yields the protein MSGKFVDLSLDIYHAAPTFALDPKCAVIVHHTVDSMGYNISQLVMSTHQGTHLDAPFHFLDEGKTVDQLDLNKCIGEALLVDLSHKKPKEPLTVEDFAHVADRIGEGTRLIYRTDWHKQYPQKHYFSDFPYMTIELAEWLAERRIAMIGMDAPTPNPTDFDPVHKILLKAEIVIVEGLANLGDVGTDEFFFMAAPLRIKGRDGSPVRALAMLKS from the coding sequence ATGAGCGGAAAATTCGTTGATCTATCGTTAGACATCTATCATGCGGCGCCTACGTTCGCTCTCGATCCGAAATGCGCCGTTATCGTCCATCATACGGTCGACAGCATGGGATATAACATTTCCCAGCTTGTGATGAGCACGCATCAGGGAACGCATCTGGACGCGCCGTTTCACTTCTTGGACGAGGGGAAGACGGTCGATCAGCTGGATCTGAACAAATGCATCGGTGAGGCGTTGCTCGTCGACTTGTCCCATAAGAAGCCGAAGGAACCGTTAACCGTGGAAGATTTCGCTCACGTGGCGGATCGGATCGGCGAAGGAACGAGATTGATTTATCGGACGGACTGGCACAAGCAATATCCGCAAAAACATTATTTTTCCGATTTCCCTTATATGACGATCGAATTGGCCGAATGGCTGGCGGAGCGCCGAATCGCAATGATCGGCATGGACGCGCCGACGCCGAATCCGACCGACTTCGATCCGGTCCACAAAATATTGCTGAAAGCGGAAATCGTAATCGTGGAGGGCTTGGCGAATTTAGGCGACGTCGGAACGGACGAATTTTTCTTCATGGCGGCCCCCTTGCGAATCAAGGGACGAGACGGATCCCCGGTCAGGGCGCTGGCGATGTTGAAATCATAA
- a CDS encoding LysR family transcriptional regulator: MEFLQLKYFQAVARSEHITKAAKELNVSQPSLSNSIQRLERKLGIPLFERQGRHVKLNAFGKTYLRRVERAFLELEEGEREVTDMAGLDHGIVSISMTLPYVLPTLLKDFLTEYPHVRVVQRQLGSAFQMRADLENAEIDFCISTTPVTGPDIEWLTLVEEELCLTVPKGHRFASRESISLIEAAHEPFISLSSHSNFRKITDEFCRQAGFEPHIAFELEEVSAIQTLVEMGLGITFTLPLTLGRRASSPDTVQLKITEPLCQRTFGIAWNKKHYLSQAAIHFRQFAIAFFSKS; encoded by the coding sequence ATGGAATTTCTTCAACTCAAATATTTCCAAGCGGTTGCGCGCTCAGAGCACATCACGAAAGCTGCCAAGGAATTAAACGTATCGCAGCCTTCGCTTAGTAATTCGATCCAACGCTTAGAAAGGAAATTGGGTATCCCCTTATTCGAGCGCCAAGGCAGGCATGTCAAATTAAACGCATTCGGCAAAACCTATCTCCGCCGGGTAGAACGAGCTTTCCTGGAGCTTGAAGAGGGAGAGCGCGAGGTTACGGATATGGCCGGACTCGATCATGGAATCGTATCGATATCGATGACTCTACCGTATGTGCTGCCCACCCTCCTCAAAGATTTTCTGACCGAATATCCTCATGTGCGAGTCGTACAGCGTCAATTGGGTTCTGCTTTCCAAATGAGAGCCGATCTGGAGAACGCCGAAATCGATTTTTGCATCTCTACTACCCCGGTTACCGGGCCGGATATCGAATGGCTAACCTTGGTGGAAGAGGAATTGTGCTTGACCGTGCCGAAAGGGCACCGCTTTGCTTCAAGGGAAAGCATCTCTTTAATAGAAGCGGCCCATGAACCCTTTATCTCTTTGTCATCTCATTCTAATTTCCGGAAAATAACGGACGAGTTTTGCCGGCAAGCCGGTTTTGAACCCCATATCGCTTTCGAGCTTGAGGAAGTCAGCGCCATCCAAACGTTGGTCGAGATGGGGTTAGGCATCACCTTCACCCTCCCCCTCACCTTAGGCAGAAGAGCTTCTAGCCCGGACACCGTTCAATTGAAAATAACCGAACCGCTCTGTCAGCGAACGTTCGGGATCGCATGGAACAAAAAACATTACTTATCTCAAGCCGCCATACATTTTCGCCAATTTGCCATTGCTTTTTTCAGTAAATCTTAG
- a CDS encoding zinc-dependent alcohol dehydrogenase has product MKALVYQGPKQLSLEEHAIPEPKPGEAILRVVAVGICGSELEGYLGHSSIRKAPLVMGHEFCGVIDKLGDDVGDFGVGDKVIVNPLISCGACDRCRIGKGNICRNRQIVGIHRPGAFAECVAVPASNMYRVPTEMDANLASLAEPLAVCIHAVKLGLGPYEDLMIYGAGPIGLLTLQAALTMGAHRVLVIDRQQDRLGFAKGLGAEVATPEQAEEAHASLFGARGVDTIIDCVGVQSTREQAIRNVNPGGTIVSVGLGQDQSLLSMNHVVRQEITIVGSYTYSDDDFEQAVNLLSQGKITREQWSTTCSLTEAIDNFEALTDGSAKFSKIIINPSEGER; this is encoded by the coding sequence ATGAAAGCATTGGTATATCAGGGTCCAAAGCAGTTGTCTCTCGAAGAGCACGCCATTCCGGAACCGAAACCCGGGGAAGCTATTCTTCGCGTCGTGGCCGTTGGCATATGCGGCAGCGAGTTGGAAGGATATTTGGGGCATAGCAGTATCAGGAAAGCGCCTCTCGTTATGGGGCACGAATTTTGCGGAGTGATCGATAAGTTGGGCGACGACGTCGGCGATTTCGGGGTCGGAGACAAAGTTATCGTAAATCCGCTCATCTCCTGCGGCGCTTGCGATCGTTGCCGGATCGGCAAAGGAAACATTTGCCGCAATCGTCAGATCGTCGGCATTCATCGTCCGGGAGCATTCGCCGAGTGCGTCGCCGTTCCCGCGAGCAATATGTACCGGGTACCGACGGAGATGGATGCCAATCTGGCTTCGCTAGCGGAACCGCTTGCGGTATGCATTCATGCGGTAAAGCTAGGCTTGGGCCCCTATGAGGATCTCATGATCTACGGCGCTGGTCCGATTGGATTGCTGACGTTGCAGGCAGCGTTGACGATGGGAGCGCATCGCGTTCTGGTCATCGACAGACAGCAGGACCGATTGGGTTTCGCTAAAGGGTTAGGGGCGGAGGTCGCGACGCCGGAACAAGCGGAAGAAGCGCACGCAAGTTTGTTCGGAGCTCGCGGAGTCGATACGATCATCGATTGCGTCGGCGTACAGTCCACTCGCGAGCAAGCGATCCGCAACGTCAATCCGGGCGGGACGATCGTCTCCGTAGGTCTGGGTCAAGATCAATCGTTACTTTCCATGAACCATGTCGTTCGTCAGGAAATCACGATCGTCGGCTCTTATACGTATTCGGATGACGACTTCGAACAGGCGGTCAATCTGCTTTCTCAAGGTAAAATCACGAGAGAGCAGTGGTCGACGACTTGCAGCTTGACGGAAGCGATAGACAATTTCGAAGCGTTAACCGACGGGAGCGCCAAATTCAGCAAGATTATCATCAATCCATCCGAAGGAGAGCGTTAG
- a CDS encoding carbohydrate ABC transporter permease, which translates to MHKLERKTYSISFVIPWLLIYGIFFVLPTLFSFYYAFTDWNLTSAKFSGFSNFVEMFQNPVFSTALTNTAIFTIMSIILKVVISLALAMALYHCIASNFFRTIFFSPYVLSYIAIGVLFTAVMHPEIGVLNKALRAIGLDFLALNWLIDKGQVIYSLVFIDVWKSAGFHLAIFIAALQTIPSDMMESASIDGAGPWKKFRYITFPMLASAFNANIIFALIVGLTKFDLVYVTTGGGPGYYSEVLKTLVYKQFAMGRYGLATAGELIIFVIVITLTVTLRKFLDKREVEV; encoded by the coding sequence TTGCATAAACTCGAACGCAAAACATACTCGATTAGCTTCGTTATTCCCTGGCTGCTCATCTACGGCATTTTTTTCGTTTTGCCAACGCTGTTCAGCTTTTACTACGCGTTTACCGACTGGAATTTGACATCCGCGAAGTTTTCCGGATTCAGCAACTTTGTCGAAATGTTCCAAAATCCGGTGTTTTCTACGGCGTTGACCAATACGGCTATCTTTACGATCATGTCGATCATCTTGAAAGTCGTCATTTCCCTTGCGCTGGCCATGGCGCTTTATCATTGCATCGCCAGCAACTTTTTCAGAACGATTTTTTTCTCCCCTTACGTGCTTAGCTATATCGCGATCGGCGTGCTGTTCACCGCGGTCATGCATCCGGAAATCGGCGTACTGAATAAGGCATTGCGCGCAATAGGCTTGGATTTTTTGGCGCTTAATTGGCTAATCGACAAAGGACAGGTTATCTATTCCCTTGTTTTCATCGACGTCTGGAAATCCGCCGGCTTCCACCTGGCGATCTTTATCGCGGCGCTTCAGACGATCCCTTCCGATATGATGGAATCGGCCTCCATAGACGGAGCCGGGCCGTGGAAGAAATTCCGCTATATTACGTTTCCGATGCTTGCGTCCGCGTTTAACGCCAACATCATTTTCGCGCTTATCGTCGGTTTGACGAAATTCGATCTCGTTTACGTCACGACGGGCGGAGGACCGGGTTATTATTCGGAAGTGTTAAAAACATTAGTCTACAAACAATTCGCCATGGGCCGTTACGGACTGGCTACCGCGGGCGAGTTGATCATATTCGTAATCGTCATCACGTTGACGGTCACGTTAAGGAAATTCCTCGATAAGCGGGAGGTAGAAGTTTAA
- a CDS encoding ABC transporter substrate-binding protein produces the protein MNFKFRTMLLSLSIVSVAALTACGGNDANNAGNGGASGSASPVATEGAAPGKKVTISHAVGGDSPSRDKWMNAIGDAVGTELDIQVLPLEQMEQIYKVKAGTNDLPDLISYHPGARTRDDLQAKDKLMDLSDMPIVQEILEDIKQYYVEPDGKVYGVPGQALKFGGIAYNKKAFADAGVSIPQTLDELFAASEKLKAAGKIPFYLSAKDSWTLQIPGLAAFSYDQLQSPGILDNINANKATFKDAKNFIEAFDTMKKMVDQGYVNTDYLSATYANGQQAIAEGKAAMYPVLTSIYSSILDTYPDKINDLGFFPWPVAGDKTVTVWPPMIYGIPQSSKNADAVKKYIEYFASSEGQKIYFETLPAAGVPAYKGIELDESKLLDPIKEMIGVTKTAKQFATVDFSVVANMGAFGQTVQEILMGQKTGADLAAELSDILAKNAKAKGAPGF, from the coding sequence ATGAATTTCAAATTCCGTACGATGCTATTATCCTTATCCATCGTAAGCGTAGCAGCGCTTACCGCTTGCGGCGGCAACGACGCCAACAATGCCGGCAACGGCGGCGCATCCGGCTCCGCCAGTCCGGTTGCAACCGAGGGCGCGGCTCCGGGCAAGAAAGTCACGATTTCGCATGCGGTTGGAGGAGACAGCCCTAGCCGGGACAAATGGATGAATGCGATCGGCGACGCGGTCGGAACCGAACTCGACATTCAGGTGTTGCCGCTTGAGCAGATGGAGCAAATCTATAAAGTAAAGGCCGGCACGAACGATCTTCCGGATTTGATCAGCTATCACCCGGGCGCAAGAACGAGAGACGATCTTCAGGCGAAAGACAAGCTTATGGATTTGTCCGATATGCCGATCGTTCAAGAAATATTGGAAGACATCAAGCAGTATTACGTGGAACCGGACGGCAAAGTATACGGCGTTCCGGGTCAGGCGCTGAAGTTCGGCGGCATCGCGTATAATAAAAAAGCGTTCGCCGATGCGGGTGTCAGCATCCCGCAAACGTTGGACGAGTTGTTCGCCGCCAGCGAGAAGCTGAAAGCGGCCGGCAAAATTCCGTTCTACTTGTCGGCGAAAGATTCGTGGACGCTGCAAATTCCGGGACTCGCGGCATTCTCGTACGACCAGTTGCAAAGCCCGGGCATCTTGGACAATATCAATGCGAATAAAGCGACGTTCAAGGACGCGAAGAACTTCATCGAAGCATTCGATACGATGAAGAAGATGGTCGACCAAGGTTACGTGAACACCGATTATTTGTCGGCGACTTACGCGAACGGCCAGCAAGCGATTGCCGAAGGCAAAGCGGCCATGTATCCGGTGCTGACAAGCATCTACAGCTCTATTTTGGATACGTATCCGGACAAAATCAACGACCTGGGCTTCTTCCCGTGGCCGGTTGCCGGCGATAAAACGGTTACCGTATGGCCTCCAATGATCTACGGAATTCCGCAATCGAGCAAAAATGCCGACGCGGTCAAGAAATATATTGAATACTTCGCGTCTTCCGAAGGTCAGAAGATCTACTTCGAAACGTTGCCGGCCGCCGGCGTTCCGGCTTACAAAGGTATCGAGCTGGATGAGTCGAAGCTGCTGGATCCGATAAAAGAAATGATCGGCGTGACCAAGACGGCGAAGCAATTCGCTACGGTAGACTTCAGCGTCGTTGCCAACATGGGCGCGTTCGGTCAGACGGTACAAGAAATATTGATGGGTCAGAAGACGGGAGCGGACCTCGCGGCGGAACTGTCCGATATCCTGGCGAAAAACGCGAAAGCAAAAGGCGCCCCGGGTTTCTGA